The following are encoded together in the Desulfobotulus pelophilus genome:
- a CDS encoding response regulator, giving the protein MRLANRFRLITAIHALLPLLTLTLASGKSGLLIHSQFQDSLGIACIAAFFIIFLSPYGPTLAWLVRTPLNRVMAFCCKVQENRDPYFSLPPQNDDENEFITLMRHMNWMARKIRIRESELAERVKERTLALEDAYHHLEQARDAAEASNRAKDAFLATMSHEIRTPIHAISGMCDVLLRTPLTSSQSEHLRVIQTASQSLLDQMTATLDFTRISAGRLPIHEAPFRIREMVEEVCSMFSAEAGKKDLELIADVDEKVPSTLSGDGPKIRQVLINLLGNALKFTESGEICLEVRTLSPGALHFGVRDTGIGIAPECRADIFLPFTQADGSITRRYGGTGLGLAICRGMIDHMGGTMDMESCEGKGSHFYFSLPLSPLLLCQNRPDVPESIQSLHCLVVEDHPVTARVLCRYLRDFGFTEQHSESAEGLRRAISQTPLPDLILMDISLKDTDGLTLCRELASMERHPPVILMGGRPGEEGLAMACPGCLAFLPKPLRQSTLFDTIMEIFGSDARIHPCPSQNPGMGMKGLRVLLVEDNSVNRMVAEELLQPAGIEVLCAASGPEALDILAKQSVDIILMDIRMRGMDGRETTRRIRRIPGMETIPVIALTADAGPEEEAISRMAGMNAHLTKPLHSQTLFNLLSIHSPHRFQIHENHIEADILDKKGALSRFTGNEKLYGKVLDEFRRHQAGLPGAIRRALRRGETDEARLLAHTLKGSAANIGARLLADAAKKVEQQIRKGCGEEDLPHHLSFLDKTMDTLLHAVQNDPQISPLCGHGDRYSTCLSSELEELDTLLAASSMSAKARTAELEGALADCGRARDFRRLMDAAECYDFQKARHILQDIRISLPKPLPATHEKASA; this is encoded by the coding sequence ATGCGACTTGCCAACAGGTTCAGACTGATTACAGCCATCCATGCCCTCCTTCCTCTGCTGACGCTGACTCTGGCCTCAGGCAAATCCGGTCTGCTGATACACAGCCAGTTTCAGGACAGTCTGGGCATTGCCTGTATTGCAGCCTTTTTTATTATCTTCTTAAGCCCTTATGGCCCAACGTTAGCCTGGCTGGTCAGAACGCCCCTGAACAGAGTCATGGCCTTCTGCTGCAAAGTACAGGAAAACAGAGACCCCTATTTCAGCCTGCCCCCACAAAACGATGATGAAAATGAATTCATCACCCTGATGCGCCACATGAACTGGATGGCCAGAAAAATCCGCATCCGGGAGTCGGAACTGGCAGAGAGGGTTAAAGAACGGACCCTCGCACTGGAAGATGCCTACCATCATCTGGAACAGGCCCGCGATGCTGCCGAAGCATCCAACAGGGCCAAAGATGCCTTTCTTGCCACCATGAGCCATGAAATCCGCACTCCCATCCATGCCATTTCAGGGATGTGTGATGTCCTGCTCCGCACCCCCCTCACCTCCTCCCAGTCAGAGCACCTGCGGGTGATCCAGACTGCCAGCCAGTCGCTGCTGGATCAGATGACAGCCACGCTGGACTTCACCCGCATCAGTGCGGGTCGCCTGCCCATTCACGAAGCCCCTTTCCGTATCCGGGAAATGGTGGAGGAGGTCTGTTCCATGTTCTCGGCAGAGGCGGGGAAAAAAGACCTGGAGCTCATCGCCGACGTGGATGAAAAGGTTCCCAGCACCCTGTCAGGCGACGGACCCAAAATACGTCAGGTGCTCATCAATCTGCTGGGGAATGCCCTCAAGTTCACCGAGTCCGGAGAAATCTGTCTGGAAGTCCGCACCCTCAGCCCCGGCGCACTCCATTTCGGCGTACGCGATACAGGTATCGGCATCGCACCGGAATGCCGAGCCGATATCTTTCTGCCTTTCACACAGGCAGACGGTTCCATTACCCGCCGTTATGGAGGTACGGGGCTGGGCCTTGCCATCTGCAGGGGCATGATTGACCATATGGGCGGAACCATGGACATGGAAAGCTGTGAAGGAAAAGGAAGTCATTTTTATTTTTCCCTGCCCCTTTCGCCCCTGCTCCTTTGCCAGAACCGGCCGGATGTGCCGGAATCCATACAAAGCCTCCACTGCCTTGTGGTAGAAGATCATCCCGTAACCGCAAGGGTACTCTGCCGTTACCTGAGGGATTTCGGTTTTACGGAACAGCACAGCGAGTCAGCCGAAGGCCTGCGCCGGGCAATCAGCCAGACTCCGCTGCCCGATCTCATTCTTATGGACATCAGCCTGAAAGATACCGACGGACTGACCCTCTGCCGCGAGCTGGCATCCATGGAAAGACATCCTCCCGTTATTCTCATGGGAGGAAGGCCCGGAGAAGAAGGCCTTGCCATGGCCTGCCCCGGCTGCCTTGCCTTTCTTCCCAAACCCCTGCGCCAGTCCACTCTTTTTGACACCATCATGGAAATTTTCGGTTCCGATGCCCGCATCCATCCCTGCCCGTCTCAGAATCCTGGTATGGGGATGAAAGGGCTTCGTGTACTCCTTGTGGAGGATAACAGCGTCAACCGCATGGTGGCCGAAGAACTGCTGCAGCCTGCCGGGATTGAGGTGCTATGCGCCGCCAGTGGCCCGGAAGCTCTGGACATTCTCGCAAAACAATCCGTGGATATCATTCTAATGGATATCCGCATGCGGGGTATGGACGGACGGGAAACAACCCGTAGAATCCGCCGCATTCCCGGCATGGAGACAATTCCTGTCATTGCACTCACCGCCGATGCGGGTCCGGAAGAAGAGGCCATTTCCAGAATGGCGGGTATGAATGCCCACCTGACCAAACCCCTGCACAGTCAAACCCTTTTTAACCTCCTGTCCATCCACAGCCCTCACCGCTTCCAAATACATGAAAACCATATAGAAGCGGATATTCTGGATAAAAAAGGAGCTCTCTCGCGTTTTACCGGCAACGAAAAACTTTATGGGAAAGTGCTGGATGAATTCAGGCGGCATCAGGCAGGTCTGCCCGGTGCTATCCGCAGGGCACTGCGACGGGGAGAGACGGACGAGGCCCGCCTGCTGGCCCATACACTAAAAGGAAGTGCTGCCAACATCGGTGCCCGCCTTCTGGCCGATGCCGCAAAGAAAGTAGAGCAACAGATCCGCAAAGGGTGCGGCGAAGAAGATCTTCCCCATCATCTGAGCTTTCTGGACAAAACCATGGATACGTTGCTCCATGCCGTGCAAAATGATCCCCAGATCTCTCCACTTTGCGGGCATGGGGATCGTTACTCCACCTGCCTGTCTTCGGAACTGGAAGAGCTGGACACCCTTCTGGCAGCCAGCAGCATGAGTGCCAAGGCCAGAACCGCGGAGCTGGAAGGCGCACTGGCAGACTGCGGCAGGGCCAGAGATTTCCGTAGGCTCATGGACGCTGCGGAATGCTACGATTTTCAGAAAGCCCGCCATATTCTGCAGGATATCCGGATCAGTTTACCCAAACCCCTTCCAGCTACCCATGAGAAAGCTTCCGCATAA
- a CDS encoding DUF6125 family protein produces MMDTMDEGESAELNAARILDLFHRSMVHYGLWFAEVRHQLGPEVGHEVLEAVSGRVLEAHIRRLAGVLGFSLKNGLPAPLVDLPKEKQKALQEAVSLNWLALDGLWFQGVEFTHGMNDAKRCNDSCWAHFSPFEAAMIRKELQLGKQSGLEGLKKALGRRLYAFINEQSMEDTGLDRFVFRMHKCRVQDARKRKGLADYPCKSAGMVEYPYFAKEIDSRIRTRCIGCPPDAHPEEWWCAWEFILDEG; encoded by the coding sequence ATGATGGATACGATGGATGAAGGGGAAAGTGCTGAATTGAATGCAGCCAGAATACTGGATCTTTTTCACCGAAGCATGGTTCATTATGGTCTCTGGTTTGCCGAGGTACGGCATCAGCTGGGACCTGAGGTGGGGCATGAGGTTCTGGAAGCGGTGAGTGGCAGGGTTCTGGAAGCCCATATCCGGCGTCTGGCAGGGGTGCTGGGCTTTTCTCTGAAAAATGGTCTGCCCGCCCCCCTTGTGGATCTGCCGAAAGAAAAGCAGAAGGCCCTTCAGGAAGCCGTTTCCCTGAACTGGCTGGCCCTGGATGGCCTTTGGTTTCAGGGGGTTGAATTTACCCATGGAATGAACGATGCCAAACGGTGCAACGATTCCTGCTGGGCTCATTTTTCACCCTTTGAGGCGGCCATGATCCGTAAAGAACTGCAGCTGGGAAAACAATCCGGACTGGAAGGCTTGAAAAAGGCTCTGGGAAGACGGCTCTATGCCTTTATCAATGAACAGAGCATGGAGGATACGGGGCTGGATCGCTTTGTTTTCCGCATGCATAAATGCCGGGTGCAGGATGCCAGAAAACGGAAGGGCCTTGCGGATTATCCCTGTAAAAGTGCGGGTATGGTGGAGTATCCCTATTTTGCGAAGGAAATAGACAGCCGTATCCGGACCCGCTGCATTGGGTGCCCGCCGGACGCCCATCCCGAAGAATGGTGGTGTGCCTGGGAGTTTATTCTTGATGAAGGCTGA